One window of the Eucalyptus grandis isolate ANBG69807.140 chromosome 6, ASM1654582v1, whole genome shotgun sequence genome contains the following:
- the LOC104450003 gene encoding putative pentatricopeptide repeat-containing protein At3g15130, with the protein MIERQRLANLLRHCARNRLLKHGLQVHGAITKVGFASDLMLSNDLIDLYGKCGRAGMSRDVFDRMPHRNVVSWTALMCGYLHDGNAEAALMCFCQMRRSPVEPNEFTLSTSVKACGVARVLDHGMQVHGLSIKTGFDTVCVVGNCIIDMYARCGEIDEAARMFNAMPSINLISWNVMIAGHVLENNDAEKALLLFREMQEAGEVPDEYTFTSTLKACNHLGDIKRGSQIHAFLVTSGFGISGRPAVAGSLVDLYVKCQSMSEARKVFDQMEDKNVISWSALILGYAREEDLGHAMELFKQLEESSVQIDGFVLSSLIGVFADFALLEQGKQMHAYAIKLSCGRDISVANSILDMYLKCGLTDEAEKFFSEMPAKNVVSWTIMITGFGKHSLGKEAVSLFKDMQLEKVELDSVTYLAVLSACSHSGLIDESQEIFSSLCADKRMKRQVEHYSCMVDVLGRAGRIREAKTLIESMQMKPTVGIWQTLLSACRVHGDLETSREVGEILMKMDELNPVNYVMISNIYLEAGYWRESQKIREEVKEKRLKKVGGCSWVEIDKKVHYFYSGDDTHPLIDSIHDTLKEMENRMKEELGYVNQVRFALHDVEDESKVESLRVHSEKLAIGLALVSGGLERKEGVIRIFKNLRICGDCHEYIKCLSKVSSMTFMVRDANRFHKFQDGLCSCKDYW; encoded by the coding sequence ATGATTGAACGGCAGAGGTTGGCGAATCTTTTGAGGCACTGTGCCAGAAACAGATTACTCAAACACGGGCTGCAGGTCCACGGGGCGATAACGAAGGTGGGTTTCGCTTCCGATCTGATGCTTAGCAACGACCTGATCGATCTGTACGGGAAATGCGGCCGGGCGGGCATGTCCCGCGACGTGTTCGACAGAATGCCCCACAGAAATGTCGTTTCTTGGACGGCTCTTATGTGCGGTTATCTGCACGATGGAAATGCCGAGGCTGCGCTGATGTGCTTCTGTCAAATGAGGAGGTCCCCGGTCGAGCCGAATGAGTTCACCTTGTCGACCAGTGTCAAGGCATGTGGGGTCGCGCGTGTTCTTGATCATGGGATGCAGGTTCATGGACTATCTATCAAGACGGGATTTGATACTGTCTGCGTGGTTGGCAATTGTATAATTGACATGTATGCGAGATGTGGCGAGATCGATGAAGCTGCTCGGATGTTTAACGCAATGCCGTCTATAAATCTCATTAGCTGGAACGTAATGATAGCCGGACATGTACTCGAAAATAATGATGCCGAGAAGGCTCTCCTTTTgtttagggaaatgcaagaaGCAGGGGAAGTTCCGGATGAGTACACATTCACAAGTACTCTTAAGGCGTGTAACCATCTTGGTGACATAAAAAGAGGGAGCCAAATTCATGCTTTCTTAGTTACAAGTGGGTTTGGAATCTCTGGCAGGCCTGCAGTTGCTGGCTCTCTTGTTGATCTATATGTTAAATGTCAGAGTATGTCTGAAGCTcggaaagtttttgatcaaatggAAGATAAGAATGTCATCTCCTGGAGTGCACTTATTCTCGGTTATGCTCGAGAAGAAGATTTGGGACATGCGATGGAATTATTTAAGCAACTTGAGGAAAGCAGTGTCCAAATTGATGGGTTCGTTTTATCCAGCTTGATCGGAGTATTTGCTGATTTCGCACTCTTGGAGCAAGGCAAGCAAATGCATGCATATGCCATCAAGCTATCATGCGGTCGGGACATATCTGTTGCCAATTCGATTCTGGATATGTATCTCAAGTGTGGGTTAACGGATGAGGCAGAGAAGTTCTTCAGTGAAATGCCAGCAAAAAATGTGGTTTCTTGGACAATCATGATCACTGGCTTTGGAAAGCATAGCCTGGGTAAAGAAGCCGTTAGTCTCTTTAAAGATATGCAGTTGGAAAAGGTTGAACTGGATAGTGTAACTTATCTGGCTGTTCTTTCAGCCTGTAGCCACTCAGGACTCATTGATGAAAGTCAAGAAATCTTCTCGAGCTTGTGTGCCGACAAGCGAATGAAACGGCAAGTAGAGCACTATTCGTGCATGGTTGATGTCCTTGGTCGAGCTGGGCGCATCAGAGAAGCCAAGACTCTAATCGAAAGTATGCAGATGAAGCCCACTGTAGGAATATGGCAGACTTTGCTTAGTGCATGTCGGGTTCACGGAGATCTAGAGACAAGTCGAGAAGTGGGAGAGATCCTTATGAAAATGGATGAGCTTAATCCGGTGAACTATGTGATGATATCAAATATTTACCTTGAGGCAGGATATTGGAGAGAGAGccaaaaaataagagaagagGTGAAAGAAAAGAGGTTAAAAAAGGTGGGAGGATGCAGTTGGGtagaaattgacaaaaaagtTCACTATTTTTATAGTGGAGATGACACACACCCACTCATAGATAGCATCCATGACACcttgaaagaaatggaaaatcgGATGAAAGAAGAGTTAGGTTATGTGAATCAGGTGAGATTTGCATTGCATGATGTGGAGGACGAGTCAAAGGTAGAGAGCTTAAGAGTTCATAGTGAAAAGTTGGCAATTGGGTTGGCTTTGGTTTCTGGAGGACTTGAACGCAAGGAGGGTGTGATCCGCATCTTTAAGAACTTGAGGATTTGTGGAGACTGTCATGAATATATTAAATGCTTATCAAAGGTTTCGAGTATGACATTCATGGTTAGAGATGCTAATAGATTTCACAAGTTCCAGGATGGTCTGTGTTCTTGTAAAGACTACTGGTAA